The Kosakonia sacchari SP1 genome includes a window with the following:
- a CDS encoding mechanosensitive ion channel family protein: MTFLSRFDFISMLMLPSFWIGLATVVIVTLVVYWLFTYLLNMVLKGARNWSEKQEGVGRLQHVVVDMLRRTSKFLLFVAALLFSLRFVDLPDHLFNTLGHAWFLVLAIQIALWLDQGVVSWMRHLMFSPNTSKNPVTMVIAGLLLRMMLWTMMLLSILANVGVNITALVASLGVGGIAIALAVQTILSDVFASLSIGFDKPFEIGDFVVFGDVAGTIEHIGLKTTRIRSLSGEQIVCGNAILLQQTLHNYKRMQTRRIVFTFGLALTTPPEKLRKVGEMVRSIITDVGNTRFDRAHFLGFGTDRLNFEVVHIVNSADYNTYMDIQQEINIRIMEHLAAEDIELAQPCVVVKGGVAVETPPADPQGEQTAV, translated from the coding sequence ATGACGTTTTTGTCACGTTTTGACTTTATATCCATGTTGATGCTGCCATCATTCTGGATTGGTCTTGCCACGGTGGTTATCGTTACGCTGGTTGTCTACTGGCTGTTCACCTACTTACTGAATATGGTGCTGAAAGGCGCGCGCAACTGGAGTGAAAAGCAGGAGGGCGTCGGCAGGCTGCAGCATGTTGTAGTGGATATGCTCAGACGCACCAGCAAATTCCTGCTCTTTGTGGCGGCGTTACTCTTCAGCCTGCGGTTTGTCGATCTCCCCGATCACCTGTTTAACACGCTCGGGCACGCCTGGTTTTTAGTGCTGGCGATCCAAATCGCCCTCTGGCTTGATCAGGGCGTGGTGTCGTGGATGCGTCACTTGATGTTCTCGCCCAACACCAGTAAAAACCCGGTCACTATGGTTATCGCTGGTCTGTTGCTGCGCATGATGCTGTGGACGATGATGTTGTTATCGATTCTGGCGAATGTCGGGGTCAACATTACCGCGCTGGTCGCCAGTCTTGGCGTGGGCGGTATCGCCATTGCGCTGGCGGTACAAACCATTCTCAGCGATGTTTTCGCCTCGCTTTCTATCGGTTTTGATAAACCTTTCGAGATTGGTGACTTTGTCGTTTTCGGCGACGTTGCCGGCACCATTGAGCATATTGGTCTGAAAACAACGCGTATTCGTAGCCTGAGCGGGGAGCAGATTGTCTGCGGTAACGCCATCCTGCTTCAGCAAACGCTTCATAACTACAAACGTATGCAGACCCGGCGCATCGTCTTCACTTTTGGTCTCGCGCTCACTACGCCGCCGGAGAAGTTACGCAAAGTGGGTGAGATGGTGCGCAGCATCATCACTGATGTTGGTAACACGCGTTTTGACCGTGCTCATTTCCTCGGGTTTGGTACCGATCGGCTGAATTTTGAAGTGGTGCATATCGTCAATTCGGCGGACTACAACACCTACATGGATATCCAGCAAGAAATCAATATCCGCATCATGGAGCATCTGGCCGCAGAGGATATTGAACTGGCACAGCCGTGCGTTGTGGTGAAAGGGGGAGTGGCTGTCGAAACGCCGCCCGCAGATCCACAGGGGGAACAAACGGCTGTATAA
- the pntB gene encoding Re/Si-specific NAD(P)(+) transhydrogenase subunit beta, translating into MSGGLVTAAYIVAAILFIFSLAGLSKHETSQQGNNFGIAGMAIALIATIFGPDTGNVAWILVAMIIGGAIGIRLAKKVEMTEMPELVAVLHSFVGLAAVLVGFNSYLDHEVGLDPVLVNIHLTEVFLGIFIGAVTFTGSIVAFGKLRGKISSKPLMLPHRHKLNLAALVVSFVLLLVFVRTESVGLQVLALLVMTMIALVFGWHLVASIGGADMPVVVSMLNSYSGWAAAAAGFMLSNDLLIVTGALVGSSGAILSYIMCKAMNRSFISVIAGGFGTDGSSTGSDEEAGEHREINAEETAELLKNSHSVIITPGYGMAVAQAQYPVAEITEKLRARGVKVRFGIHPVAGRLPGHMNVLLAEAKVPYDIVLEMDEINDDFADTDTVLVIGANDTVNPAAQDDPKSPIAGMPVLEVWKAQNVIVFKRSMNTGYAGVQNPLFFKENTQMLFGDAKASVDAILKAL; encoded by the coding sequence ATGTCTGGAGGATTAGTTACAGCTGCATACATTGTTGCCGCGATCCTGTTTATTTTTAGCCTGGCGGGGCTTTCTAAACACGAAACGTCCCAGCAGGGGAATAACTTTGGTATCGCCGGGATGGCGATTGCGCTGATTGCAACCATCTTTGGCCCGGACACCGGCAATGTCGCCTGGATTTTAGTGGCGATGATTATCGGCGGCGCGATTGGTATTCGCCTGGCGAAGAAAGTGGAAATGACCGAAATGCCAGAGCTGGTGGCGGTGCTGCATAGCTTCGTCGGCCTGGCTGCGGTACTGGTAGGCTTTAACAGCTATCTTGACCACGAAGTAGGGTTGGATCCGGTGCTGGTGAATATTCACCTGACGGAAGTGTTCCTCGGCATCTTTATTGGTGCGGTGACCTTCACCGGTTCTATTGTCGCTTTCGGTAAACTGCGCGGGAAGATCTCTTCTAAGCCGTTGATGCTGCCGCATCGCCACAAACTGAACCTGGCGGCGTTAGTGGTTTCCTTCGTGCTGCTGCTGGTGTTTGTGCGCACTGAAAGCGTCGGTCTGCAAGTGCTGGCGCTGTTGGTGATGACGATGATTGCGCTGGTGTTTGGCTGGCATCTGGTGGCCTCTATCGGCGGTGCGGATATGCCGGTCGTGGTGTCCATGCTGAACTCCTATTCCGGTTGGGCGGCCGCGGCGGCGGGCTTTATGCTCAGCAATGACCTGCTGATCGTGACCGGTGCGCTGGTCGGTTCTTCCGGTGCGATCCTCTCTTACATTATGTGTAAGGCGATGAACCGCTCCTTTATCAGCGTGATTGCCGGTGGTTTTGGTACTGACGGCTCCTCAACCGGTAGCGATGAAGAAGCGGGCGAGCACCGTGAAATCAATGCCGAAGAGACCGCAGAGCTGCTGAAAAACTCGCATTCGGTCATCATCACCCCAGGCTACGGCATGGCGGTAGCGCAGGCGCAGTATCCGGTGGCGGAAATCACTGAGAAACTGCGCGCGCGCGGCGTGAAGGTGCGTTTCGGTATTCACCCGGTTGCCGGACGTTTGCCGGGCCATATGAACGTGCTGCTGGCGGAAGCGAAAGTGCCGTACGACATCGTGCTGGAAATGGACGAAATCAACGATGATTTCGCCGACACCGACACCGTGCTGGTTATCGGTGCGAACGACACGGTTAACCCGGCGGCGCAGGATGATCCGAAGAGCCCGATCGCAGGTATGCCGGTGCTGGAAGTGTGGAAAGCGCAGAACGTGATTGTGTTCAAGCGTTCCATGAACACGGGCTACGCAGGCGTGCAAAATCCCTTGTTCTTCAAAGAGAACACACAGATGCTGTTTGGCGATGCCAAAGCCAGCGTCGACGCTATCCTCAAAGCGCTGTAA
- the uspE gene encoding universal stress protein UspE, with protein sequence MAKYQNMLVAIDPNQDDQPALRRAVYLHQRIGGRIKAFLPIYDFSYEMTTLLSPDERTAMRQGVISQRTAWIREQAKYYIDAGVPIEIKVVWHNRPFEAIIQEVLAGGHDLLLKMTHQHDKLESVIFTPTDWHLLRKCPCPVWMVKDQPWPEAGRAVVAVNLASEEIYHNSLNEKLVKETLHLAEQVNHTEVHLVGAYPVTPINIAIELPEFDPSVYNDAIRGQHLLAMKALRQKFGIDEKLTHVEKGLPEEVIPDLAEHLQAGIVVLGTIGRTGISAAFLGNTAEQVIDHLRCDLLVIKPDEYQTPVELDDEEDD encoded by the coding sequence ATGGCTAAGTATCAGAATATGTTGGTCGCCATCGATCCCAATCAGGACGATCAGCCAGCGTTACGACGTGCTGTGTATTTGCATCAACGGATTGGCGGTCGCATTAAAGCGTTTTTGCCTATCTATGACTTCTCTTACGAAATGACCACCCTTCTGTCCCCTGACGAGCGTACCGCAATGCGCCAGGGCGTCATCAGCCAGCGCACCGCGTGGATCCGCGAGCAGGCGAAATACTATATCGACGCGGGTGTGCCAATCGAAATCAAAGTGGTCTGGCACAATCGTCCCTTCGAAGCCATCATTCAGGAAGTTCTGGCAGGTGGACACGATTTACTGCTGAAGATGACCCACCAGCATGACAAACTGGAATCCGTTATTTTTACACCGACCGACTGGCATCTGCTGCGTAAATGCCCGTGCCCGGTGTGGATGGTGAAAGACCAGCCCTGGCCAGAAGCCGGGCGTGCAGTGGTCGCAGTCAATCTCGCCAGCGAAGAGATTTATCACAACTCGCTGAATGAAAAGCTGGTCAAAGAGACGCTGCATCTGGCTGAACAGGTTAACCACACCGAAGTGCATCTCGTTGGCGCATACCCGGTGACACCTATCAACATCGCGATTGAGCTACCGGAATTCGATCCCAGCGTATACAACGACGCCATTCGCGGCCAGCACTTGCTGGCGATGAAAGCGTTACGGCAGAAATTTGGCATCGATGAAAAACTCACGCATGTGGAAAAAGGGTTACCTGAAGAGGTGATCCCGGATCTGGCTGAACACCTGCAGGCAGGGATTGTCGTGCTTGGCACCATCGGGCGCACCGGGATTTCCGCCGCCTTCCTTGGCAACACCGCCGAGCAGGTTATTGATCATTTGCGTTGCGATCTGCTGGTCATTAAACCGGATGAATACCAGACACCTGTCGAACTGGACGACGAAGAAGACGACTAA
- a CDS encoding GlpM family protein, which yields MGLVIKAAIGALVVVLIGLLAKTKNYYIAGLIPLFPTFALIAHYIVATERGIEALRTTIVFGMWAIIPYFIYLLSLWYFTGLMRVWPALGCAVICWSLSAWLIIYCWSRLH from the coding sequence ATGGGGTTGGTGATTAAAGCAGCTATCGGGGCGCTGGTGGTGGTGTTGATTGGTCTGTTAGCCAAAACGAAAAATTACTATATTGCCGGGTTAATCCCGTTATTTCCCACTTTCGCGCTGATTGCGCACTATATTGTCGCCACCGAGCGTGGCATTGAGGCGCTGCGCACCACGATCGTGTTCGGCATGTGGGCGATTATTCCCTATTTTATCTATTTACTGTCGCTCTGGTATTTCACCGGTTTGATGCGGGTCTGGCCGGCGCTGGGCTGTGCGGTTATTTGCTGGAGCCTCAGCGCCTGGCTGATAATTTATTGCTGGAGCCGCCTGCACTAG
- the fnr gene encoding fumarate/nitrate reduction transcriptional regulator Fnr: MIPEKRIIRRIQSGGCAIHCQDCSISQLCIPFTLNEHELDQLDNIIERKKPIQKGQTLFKAGDELKSLYAIRSGTIKSYTITEQGDEQITGFHLAGDLVGFDAIGTGHHPSFAQALETSMVCEIPFETLDDLSGKMPNLRQQMMRLMSGEIKGDQDMILLLSKKNAEERLAAFIYNLSRRFAQRGFSPREFRLTMTRGDIGNYLGLTVETISRLLGRFQKSGMLAVKGKYITIENSDMLAQLAGHARNVA, encoded by the coding sequence ATGATCCCGGAAAAGCGAATTATACGACGCATTCAGTCTGGCGGTTGTGCAATCCATTGCCAGGATTGCAGCATTAGCCAGCTTTGCATCCCCTTTACTCTGAATGAGCATGAGCTGGATCAGCTCGATAACATCATTGAGCGTAAAAAGCCCATCCAGAAAGGTCAGACCTTGTTCAAAGCCGGGGATGAACTAAAATCGCTTTACGCTATCCGCTCCGGTACGATCAAAAGCTACACCATTACCGAACAGGGCGACGAGCAAATCACCGGTTTCCATCTGGCGGGTGATTTGGTGGGCTTTGATGCCATTGGTACCGGCCATCACCCGAGCTTCGCACAGGCGCTTGAAACATCAATGGTCTGTGAAATCCCGTTCGAAACGCTGGATGACCTCTCGGGTAAAATGCCCAACCTGCGTCAGCAGATGATGCGTCTGATGAGCGGTGAGATCAAAGGCGATCAGGATATGATCCTGCTGCTTTCGAAGAAAAATGCAGAAGAGCGCCTGGCGGCATTTATTTATAATCTCTCACGCCGTTTTGCACAGCGTGGTTTCTCCCCGCGTGAATTCCGCCTGACGATGACACGTGGCGATATCGGCAACTATCTGGGCCTGACGGTAGAAACCATCAGCCGCCTGTTAGGCCGCTTCCAGAAGAGCGGCATGCTGGCGGTGAAAGGGAAATATATCACCATTGAAAATAGTGACATGCTGGCGCAACTGGCTGGCCATGCGCGTAACGTTGCCTGA
- a CDS encoding amino acid permease — MEKKLGLSALTALVLSSMLGAGVFSLPQNMAEVASPAALIIGWMITGAGILLLAFAMLILTRIRPDLDGGIFTYAREGFGELIGFCSAWGYWLCAVIANVSYLVIVFSALSFFTDTPSLRLFGDGNTWQSIVGASALLWIVHALVLRGVQTAASINLAATLAKLVPLGLFIVLAALAFNLDKFRLDFSGIALGVPVWEQVKNTMLITLWVFIGVEGAVVVSARARNKHDVGRATLLAVLAALTVYLLVTLLSLGVVARPELAEMRNPSMAGLMVKLLGSWGEVIIAAGLIVSVCGAYLSWTIMAAEVPLLAATHKAFPKIFARQNKNNAPAASLWLTNISVQVCLVLIWLTGSDYNTLLTIASEMILVPYFLVGAFLWKIAQRPLHQAVAIGACVYGLWLLYASGPMHLLLSVVLYAPGLLVFMYARRTHEMTEMLKQHEKALIGALLIAAVPATWMLMR; from the coding sequence ATGGAAAAGAAACTTGGCCTTAGCGCATTAACTGCGCTGGTTTTAAGCTCGATGCTGGGCGCTGGCGTTTTCAGCCTGCCGCAAAATATGGCGGAAGTTGCCAGCCCGGCGGCGCTGATCATTGGCTGGATGATCACCGGGGCGGGAATTTTATTGCTCGCTTTTGCCATGCTGATCCTGACCCGTATTCGCCCGGACCTTGATGGCGGCATATTCACTTACGCCCGCGAAGGTTTTGGTGAACTGATTGGCTTTTGTTCGGCCTGGGGCTACTGGCTGTGTGCGGTTATCGCTAACGTCTCCTATCTGGTTATCGTCTTTTCCGCCCTGAGTTTCTTTACCGATACACCGTCGTTGCGCCTGTTCGGCGATGGCAACACCTGGCAGTCGATTGTTGGCGCATCCGCACTATTGTGGATTGTGCATGCGCTGGTTCTGCGCGGCGTACAAACCGCGGCGAGTATCAATCTGGCAGCGACGCTGGCGAAACTGGTGCCGCTCGGGCTGTTTATTGTGCTGGCGGCGCTCGCCTTTAACCTCGACAAATTCCGCCTTGATTTCAGCGGCATCGCGCTGGGCGTTCCGGTATGGGAACAGGTGAAAAACACCATGCTGATCACCCTGTGGGTATTTATTGGGGTCGAAGGCGCAGTTGTGGTTTCTGCCCGGGCGCGCAATAAGCACGATGTTGGCCGCGCCACTCTGCTCGCCGTGCTGGCAGCGCTGACCGTCTACCTGCTGGTTACCCTGCTTTCGCTCGGCGTTGTCGCCCGCCCGGAACTGGCGGAAATGCGTAATCCGTCCATGGCCGGTCTGATGGTGAAACTGCTGGGGAGCTGGGGCGAAGTCATTATTGCGGCGGGTTTGATTGTCTCCGTCTGCGGCGCGTACCTGAGCTGGACGATTATGGCGGCGGAAGTGCCGTTACTGGCCGCGACGCATAAAGCGTTCCCGAAGATCTTCGCACGGCAGAATAAAAACAACGCGCCTGCTGCCTCTTTATGGCTGACCAATATCAGCGTGCAGGTTTGCCTGGTGCTTATCTGGCTCACCGGTTCGGATTACAACACGCTGCTGACCATCGCGTCAGAGATGATTCTGGTGCCCTACTTCCTCGTCGGCGCGTTCCTGTGGAAAATCGCGCAGCGTCCTTTGCACCAGGCGGTGGCGATTGGCGCTTGCGTATATGGCTTGTGGCTGCTGTATGCATCCGGTCCGATGCATTTATTGCTGTCGGTGGTGCTCTACGCACCGGGGCTGCTGGTGTTTATGTATGCACGTCGCACACATGAGATGACGGAAATGCTCAAACAGCATGAAAAAGCGCTGATTGGCGCCTTGTTAATCGCCGCCGTTCCCGCCACCTGGATGCTGATGCGCTAG
- the ydgH gene encoding DUF1471 family protein YdgH encodes MKLKYTLLASALLSATAFTANAATELTPEQAAAVKPYDRIVITGRFNAIGDVVNAASKRADKEGAASFYVVDTSDAGNSGNQRATVDLYKADAAKAERPAFRVINGVTELPKDQAIALQPYDTVTVQGFFRTQPEVNDAITKAAKEKGAASFFIVRQVDANQGGNQIVTAFIYKADAKKRVIQSADAIPRDSDAGRAALAKGGEEAKKVEIPGVASDATAGVGVGRFFETQSSSGGRYSVTLPDGKKIEEVNKITAAQMVPFDSIKFTGNYGNMTEISYQVAKRAAAKGAKYYHITRQWSESGNNMTISADLYK; translated from the coding sequence ATGAAGCTTAAGTACACCCTCCTGGCGTCAGCACTTCTCTCGGCAACGGCATTTACCGCCAACGCAGCGACAGAGTTAACACCGGAGCAAGCGGCAGCGGTAAAACCTTACGATCGCATCGTGATCACCGGCCGTTTTAATGCCATTGGCGACGTCGTTAACGCAGCATCCAAACGCGCGGATAAAGAAGGTGCCGCATCATTTTACGTTGTTGATACCTCCGATGCGGGCAACAGCGGCAACCAGCGCGCCACGGTCGATTTATACAAGGCTGACGCCGCAAAAGCGGAACGCCCTGCTTTCCGTGTTATTAACGGCGTGACCGAGTTACCTAAAGATCAGGCGATTGCGCTTCAGCCGTACGATACGGTGACCGTTCAGGGTTTTTTCCGCACTCAGCCGGAAGTGAACGACGCAATTACTAAAGCCGCTAAAGAGAAAGGCGCAGCCTCTTTCTTTATTGTTCGCCAGGTTGATGCTAACCAGGGTGGCAACCAGATCGTCACGGCCTTCATCTATAAAGCCGACGCGAAAAAACGCGTTATCCAGAGCGCGGATGCTATCCCGCGTGACTCGGATGCGGGCCGCGCCGCGCTGGCAAAAGGCGGTGAAGAAGCCAAAAAAGTTGAGATCCCAGGCGTTGCCAGCGATGCGACAGCTGGCGTTGGTGTCGGTCGTTTCTTCGAAACGCAATCCTCTTCCGGCGGTCGTTACAGTGTCACGCTGCCTGACGGCAAGAAGATTGAAGAGGTGAATAAAATCACTGCAGCCCAGATGGTGCCGTTCGACAGCATCAAGTTCACCGGCAACTATGGCAACATGACGGAGATCTCTTACCAGGTCGCCAAACGTGCTGCGGCGAAAGGCGCCAAGTACTATCACATCACACGCCAGTGGTCAGAAAGCGGCAACAATATGACCATCAGCGCCGATCTGTATAAATAA
- the pntA gene encoding Re/Si-specific NAD(P)(+) transhydrogenase subunit alpha has translation MRIGVPKERLANETRVAATPKTVEQLLKLGFTVAIESGAGKLASFDDDAFAQAGATIVDGSNVWHSDVILKVNAPDDEEIALLNPGTTLVSFIWPAQNPALMEKLAARNITVMAMDSVPRISRAQSLDALSSMANIAGYRAIVEAAHEFGRFFTGQITAAGKVPPAKVMVIGAGVAGLAAIGAANSLGAIVRAFDTRPEVKEQVQSMGAEFLELDFQEEAGSGDGYAKVMSEAFIKAEMELFAAQAKDVDIIVTTALIPGKPAPKLITREMVDSMKPGSVIVDLAAQNGGNCEYTVPNEVSTTANGVKVIGYTDLPGRLPTQSSQLYGTNLVNLLKLLCVEKDGNVVVDFDDVVVRGVTVVRDGEVTWPAPPIQVSTQPQTAPKAAAAPKEEAKPASPWRKYAFMALAIILFGWLADVAPKEFLGHFTVFALACVVGYYVVWNVSHALHTPLMSVTNAISGIIVVGALLQIGHGGWVSFLSFIAVLIASINIFGGFTVTQRMLKMFRKN, from the coding sequence ATGCGTATTGGTGTACCTAAAGAACGGTTGGCCAATGAAACCCGTGTTGCCGCGACGCCGAAAACGGTCGAGCAACTGCTTAAACTGGGTTTTACCGTCGCGATTGAAAGCGGCGCGGGCAAGCTGGCAAGTTTCGATGACGATGCGTTCGCCCAGGCCGGGGCGACGATTGTCGATGGGAGCAACGTCTGGCACTCGGACGTTATCCTCAAAGTTAACGCGCCGGATGACGAAGAGATCGCGCTGCTTAATCCAGGCACGACGCTGGTGAGTTTTATCTGGCCTGCGCAAAATCCGGCGTTAATGGAGAAACTGGCCGCGCGCAACATTACCGTAATGGCAATGGATTCCGTGCCGCGTATCTCCCGCGCCCAGTCGCTGGATGCGCTGAGCTCAATGGCCAACATTGCAGGTTATCGTGCGATTGTTGAAGCGGCGCATGAATTCGGCCGTTTCTTTACCGGGCAGATCACGGCGGCGGGCAAAGTGCCTCCGGCGAAAGTGATGGTGATTGGCGCAGGCGTTGCCGGTCTGGCGGCGATTGGCGCGGCCAATAGTCTTGGGGCCATTGTGCGTGCGTTCGACACGCGGCCTGAAGTCAAAGAGCAGGTGCAGAGTATGGGCGCCGAGTTCCTGGAGCTGGATTTCCAAGAAGAAGCGGGCAGCGGCGACGGCTACGCGAAAGTGATGTCCGAAGCCTTTATCAAAGCAGAAATGGAACTCTTCGCAGCCCAGGCGAAAGATGTCGATATCATCGTCACTACGGCGCTTATTCCGGGGAAACCCGCACCGAAGTTGATCACCCGTGAAATGGTTGACTCCATGAAGCCGGGCAGCGTCATTGTTGACCTTGCTGCGCAAAACGGCGGCAACTGTGAATACACGGTACCGAACGAGGTCAGCACTACCGCCAATGGCGTGAAAGTGATCGGTTATACCGATTTACCAGGCCGTTTGCCTACGCAGTCTTCCCAGCTTTACGGCACTAACCTTGTGAACCTGCTGAAACTGCTGTGCGTTGAAAAAGACGGCAACGTGGTTGTCGATTTTGATGACGTTGTCGTTCGTGGGGTTACCGTGGTTCGCGATGGTGAAGTTACCTGGCCTGCACCACCGATTCAGGTTTCTACACAGCCACAAACTGCGCCAAAAGCGGCTGCGGCACCTAAAGAAGAGGCCAAACCGGCTTCGCCGTGGCGGAAATATGCCTTTATGGCACTGGCGATCATTCTGTTTGGCTGGCTTGCGGATGTTGCCCCGAAAGAGTTCCTCGGACACTTTACCGTTTTTGCCCTGGCTTGCGTGGTGGGTTATTACGTGGTGTGGAACGTCTCGCATGCGCTGCACACGCCTTTGATGTCGGTGACGAACGCCATTTCCGGCATAATCGTTGTCGGCGCGCTGTTGCAGATTGGTCACGGCGGCTGGGTCAGCTTCCTGAGTTTTATTGCGGTACTGATTGCCAGCATTAATATTTTTGGTGGTTTCACCGTCACTCAGCGCATGCTGAAAATGTTCCGGAAGAACTAA
- the ogt gene encoding methylated-DNA--[protein]-cysteine S-methyltransferase, with amino-acid sequence MLTLLEDTISTPLGPLWVLCDEQFQLRAVEWEEHSDRMVELLNIHYRREGYQRVAAPNPGGLSQKLQDYFDGDLAVIETLPTATGGTSFQREVWQALRTIPCGQVMHYGQLAVKLGRAGAARAVGAANGSNPVSIVVPCHRVIGSNGTMTGYAGGVQRKEWLLRHEGYLLL; translated from the coding sequence ATGCTGACTTTACTTGAAGATACTATTTCCACACCGCTTGGCCCACTTTGGGTTCTGTGCGATGAGCAATTCCAGCTTCGCGCGGTTGAATGGGAAGAACACAGCGATCGAATGGTTGAGTTACTGAATATCCACTATCGCCGGGAGGGTTACCAGCGAGTGGCGGCGCCTAATCCGGGCGGCTTAAGCCAAAAACTGCAGGACTATTTTGACGGCGATTTAGCCGTAATTGAAACACTGCCGACGGCGACTGGTGGCACATCTTTTCAGCGCGAAGTATGGCAAGCGCTACGCACGATCCCCTGTGGCCAGGTAATGCATTATGGTCAACTGGCGGTAAAACTGGGTCGTGCAGGTGCCGCACGCGCGGTCGGCGCAGCGAATGGTTCAAATCCGGTGAGTATTGTCGTGCCCTGCCATCGCGTTATCGGCAGTAACGGTACGATGACGGGATACGCGGGCGGCGTGCAGCGAAAAGAGTGGTTACTACGCCATGAAGGGTACCTTCTATTGTGA
- the smrA gene encoding DNA endonuclease SmrA: protein MNPDDKSLFLDAMEDVQPLKRSADVHWQPSHNSRTLQRVDTLQLDNFLTTGFLDIVPLDSPLEFKREGLQQGVLDKLRQGKYGQQASLNLLRQPVEQCRQMVFRFMYHARQDGLRNVLIIHGKAREDGSHANIIRSYLARWLPEFDEVQAFCTALPHHGGSGACYVAIRKSEQAKQDNWERHAKRSR, encoded by the coding sequence ATGAACCCTGACGACAAATCGCTTTTCCTTGACGCCATGGAAGATGTCCAACCCCTGAAGCGCAGTGCCGATGTGCACTGGCAACCGAGCCATAATTCACGCACGCTACAACGCGTCGACACGCTGCAACTCGACAATTTTCTGACCACCGGGTTTCTTGATATCGTGCCGCTTGACTCACCGCTGGAGTTCAAACGAGAAGGCCTGCAACAAGGGGTGCTTGATAAATTGCGCCAGGGGAAATATGGCCAACAGGCAAGCCTGAACTTACTGCGTCAGCCGGTCGAACAGTGCCGGCAAATGGTGTTCCGTTTTATGTATCATGCGCGCCAGGATGGGCTACGCAATGTGCTTATCATTCATGGTAAAGCGCGTGAAGACGGTTCGCATGCGAATATCATTCGGAGTTATCTGGCGCGCTGGCTGCCTGAATTCGATGAGGTTCAGGCGTTTTGCACTGCGTTGCCGCACCATGGCGGAAGTGGTGCTTGCTATGTCGCGATCCGCAAATCAGAGCAGGCAAAACAGGATAACTGGGAACGCCATGCAAAACGCAGCCGTTAA
- the buk gene encoding butyrate kinase yields MYILVINPGSTSTKIAIYNNRTQLIYRTFNHDEKEMAAFSTVLDQKTFRKQIILDILQEHGFRLNDIDIFIGRGGLVRHLQSGVYRINDDYIHDASVGLNGEHASNLGAILAWELARAVNKEEMAYTVDPVVVDEYDPIAKISGMPEISRVGAFHALNQKAVAHRYATETNRPYSALKLIVAHLGGGISVGAHRDGRIVDVNSALGGDGPFSPERAGRLPSYELLKLCFSGQYTYAQLKKKLIGEGGVYGYLGTKDIRDVEQQIMDGNKKARDILEAMAYQIAKEIASCAAVLEGWVDAIIITGGIAYNRRIVELIRQRVSFITPEIVIYPGEDEMFALADGVLAAMEGQRELVEY; encoded by the coding sequence ATGTATATTTTGGTGATAAACCCAGGCTCAACGTCTACGAAAATTGCGATATATAACAACCGCACGCAGCTTATTTACCGTACATTTAACCATGATGAAAAAGAGATGGCGGCTTTTTCCACAGTTTTGGATCAAAAAACCTTTCGCAAACAGATAATTCTCGACATATTGCAGGAACATGGTTTTCGCTTAAACGACATTGATATATTTATTGGTCGCGGTGGTCTGGTGCGTCATTTGCAAAGCGGCGTTTATCGTATTAATGATGACTATATTCACGATGCCAGTGTCGGTCTCAACGGTGAACATGCATCTAATCTGGGAGCCATATTGGCCTGGGAACTCGCGCGGGCGGTAAATAAAGAAGAGATGGCGTATACCGTTGATCCTGTCGTCGTCGATGAATATGACCCGATTGCAAAGATATCCGGAATGCCGGAAATTTCACGCGTTGGTGCTTTTCACGCGCTAAATCAAAAGGCAGTCGCGCATCGTTATGCCACGGAAACAAACCGCCCCTATTCTGCGCTTAAATTGATCGTGGCCCATTTAGGTGGCGGTATCAGCGTGGGCGCTCACCGCGATGGTCGCATTGTGGATGTGAATTCAGCCCTGGGTGGCGATGGGCCATTCTCGCCGGAACGCGCAGGCCGCCTTCCCAGCTATGAATTATTAAAACTGTGCTTTTCAGGGCAGTACACGTATGCGCAATTGAAGAAGAAGTTGATTGGTGAAGGTGGCGTTTATGGTTATCTCGGCACCAAGGATATCCGCGATGTTGAACAACAGATTATGGATGGGAATAAAAAGGCGCGGGATATTCTGGAAGCCATGGCCTACCAGATAGCCAAAGAGATCGCCTCGTGCGCCGCCGTACTAGAGGGATGGGTCGATGCCATCATTATTACCGGCGGAATAGCCTATAACAGAAGAATTGTCGAACTTATTCGTCAGCGCGTCAGTTTTATTACACCTGAAATCGTCATTTATCCTGGTGAGGATGAAATGTTCGCACTGGCAGATGGCGTACTGGCCGCGATGGAAGGTCAAAGGGAGTTAGTCGAATACTGA